In the Sulfurivermis fontis genome, AAACCAAATGCGTGTTGGGTTGGCCTAAGGCGTAATCCAACGGTAAACTCCCCCCGATAACACTCTTGAACGGCGATTTGCCAGACATGTAGTGTTATACGGCAAAGTTGCAGTATATTCCCCCATGGGTTCCCTCAGCGCAGGATGCCTTGACCCGTGGAAACAACAATTTGCATAAAATGGATCACTTCCCGGCCCGTTATATCTGGCAATGAGCCGTTCATTTATCGTTAGCGACAATGGAAGCTGACGCATGTCGAGTTATGAGAGTGCTTCAATCTACCTACAGATCGCAATCGGGGTCGTGGCTATCTGCACCTTGGCTGTCTATTACCATCAGTTGCGTGTGATGTCGCGGCAGTTGAGTGCAATGCAGGAGTCATCGAAGGCACAAAGCAGCCTCTCGCTTGTTGAGTTCCTGCAGGCGCCGGATGTCCGTCATGCGCGCCACATCGTCCGAAGCGTGCTCTCGAAGAAGCCAATTGGCGAGTGGTCTGAGGAGGAGCGGAACAGCGCATCGGTCGTTACCGCAAACTACGACGTAGCCGGCGCCTTGATTAAGGGTGGGTTAGCACCCGTCGAGTTGGTGGCAGCCAATTGGGGGCCAAGCATCATCTACTGCTACGAGGTGCTCGCGCCGTACATCGAAGAGCATCGGAACCGTCCCGACGCACACCCGCGATATTGGAGCAACTTTCAGTGGCTGGCTGAAAGGGCCGAGGAATGCTGCTAGTTGGCAAGGGCACCGCTAGAACAACCGGGGACAGACCACGGTATTCCCCATCCCGCGTGCGCGAAGCGCACGCCACCCGCGCGATGCCGAAGGCGAGCCGGGTTGAAACCCCGTCTGCCGCGCCGAGCATCGCAGCCCGAATCGGATTAAGCCCGGAGGGGACATGCCAGGGATGGCATGTCCTCGCCTTCGCGCCAGGACGGCGCGTAGGCGAGCGCCGATTCGGGCGAGAAGCACAGGGTACCCGCAGGGCGCGGGAGTCGGGCGGCCTTTCTTTTCGTTAGTTTTCTTTGGCCGAACAAAGAAAAGTAACCCGGCGTAGGGGGACGGAATCCCCCGCCAAAATCAATCCGCGATAGCGCACCAACCCACCGGTGGATGCACTACCCTCATCCACCCTACATAAGCCGCCAGACGCCGCTATCGCCCAATGAATTGGGCTCCCACGCAGGGGCATATTAGTCGCGCAACAACCGGGAACATAGGACGGCATCCCACATCCCGCGTGCGCGTAGCGCACGCCACCCCCGCGATGCCGCAGGCGAGCCGGTTTTGACTTTCAACCCCCTGTGTCTCGCCGAGCAACGCAGCCCGGAGCGGAATTGCCCGCAGGGGGCGCGCCATGGATGGCGCGCATTTCTCCGTCGGCACATGGACGTGCCGTCGGAGAAACCTGCTCCGGGCGAGTAGCGCAGGGCACCGCGATAGCGGCGAGACATCGGGGCGGCCTTTCTTTTCGTTAGTTTTCTTTGGCCGAACAAAGAAAAGTAACCCGGCGTAGGGGGACGGAATCCCCCGCCAGAATCAATCCGCGCGCCGGCGCACATCAGCTCCGCCAAAACGTTGTATCGTGGATACGATCCGCTCCTACATATTACTCACAAACGGTATCCGCACCTGCGCCACCGTCCCTCCCCCAAGGCGTGGCAACAACTCGATGGTCCACTGATTGGCCTCGGCCAACTGCCTCGCAATGGCAAGTCCCAATCCGCTGCCACCGGTCTGGGCGCTGCGTGATTGTTCCAGCCGATAGAACGGACGGAACACCGCCTCGCGTGCCTCCGCGGGGATGCCGGGACCACGGTCCATGATGGTCAGGGTCAGGCCGTGCTCATCCCAGCCGTATTCCACCTCCACAGGATTGCCGGCGCCATAGCGCACGGCGTTCTCCAGCAGATTGGCGACGATGCGACACAGGGCCAGCTTGTGCAGCTGGATGCGACAGGGACCGGTATCGCGCCAGGTGACCACGGCGCCACCACGGCGGGCGTTGTCGCTCAGCTCGCGTACCGCCTCGCGCACGTCCACCCACTCCAGCTTCGCCTCGCCCAGGCCGCGGCTGATCTCGAGGAACTGGCCAATAAGACGATTCATTTCTTCCAGATCGCGCTGCATGCCCTGCACCAGTTCCGGCTCGATCTGCGCCGGCAGCATCGCCAGCGCAAGCTGGATGCGCGCCAGCGGCGTGCGCAGGTCGTGAGAAATTCCGGCGAGCAAGGTGGTGCGATTGGCCAGCAGCTCGCGCACCTGCTGGCCCATCTGGTTGAAGCTGTGGGCCAGTGCCGCCATTTCCTGCGGCCCCTGCTCCGGCACCGGTGCCGGCCAGTGGCCGCTGCCCAGATGGTGTGCTGCGGCTGCCAGGTTTTCCAGCGGCCGACTGAGGCGCCGCGCCAGCAGCACGGCGGTGCCGAGGATCACCAAGCCGCCCACGCTCAACACGAGAAACAACGCGATGGGCGGATGAACGCCGATGCGGCTGCGGCTGAAGCCGAGGCGCACGGCCTCGTTACCGACGGCCAGATCGGCCCAGAACCATTCGTCCTCGCCCTCGCGACTCATGCGCAGCGAAACAGGCTGACCGGTCAGGGTCTGCAATTCGTCTTCCAGGAAATACACGTAGGGCAGCAGGCTGGTGGAGTACGGCAACGACTGTTCCGCCTTGCCCACATACAGCAGGTGCAGATGCCATACCTCTCCGGCATAACGTGGCCGCTCCTGATCCGGACGCTGTTGCCAGTTGTGCGCCGTCTGCACCATCAATGCGGCCAGATCGTCGGCAGAACGCTTGCCGACCGGCAACAGCATGAACTGGCCGATGACCCAGGCGGTGAACAACTGAAAGACGATCGACACCACAGCAATGGTGAGCAGCAGGCGGCCAAACAGCGTACGCAGCGCCGGGATGGACATGCCGCTAGGCCTGCGGGCAGAACATGTAGCCCTCGCCCCACACGGTGCGGATGTACTGCGGGCTCGCCGGGTCTGCTTCGATCTTGCGCCGCAGACGGTTCACGCGCACATCGATGCTGCGATCGAAAGGATTGCGCTCATAGCCCTTCAGACGCTCCAGCAGCGCGTCCCGCTCCAGTACGCGGTTCGGGTGTTCGGCGAACACCCGCAGCAGGGCGAATTCACCGGTGGTCAGCGTCACCTCGCTGCCGTCGCGCAACAGACGATGGCGCTCCAGCTCGAGCCGATAGGGACCGAAGCCGATGGCCGCCTCGCCCGCTGCCGCAGGCACCGCGCGCTGACGTCGCAGCACGGCGCGGATGCGCGCCAGCAGCTCGCGAGGGTTGAACGGCTTGGGCAGATAATCGTCGGCGCCGATCTCCAGACCGACGATGCGGTCGACATCCTCGCCGCGCGCCGACAGGATGACGATGGGGATATCACTGCTGCTGCGCAGACGCCGGGCCAGGGTGAAACCGTCCTCACCGGGCAGCATCAAGTCCAGGATCAGCAGATCTGGTTGCCGTTCTGCCATCGCAGCGCCCATCGTTGTGCCGTCGGCCACGGCGGTGACGTCGAAGCCGTTCTCGGTGAGATAGCGGGTCAGCAGATTGCGCAATGCCGCATCATCGTCCACCACCAGCACATGTTCTTTGCCATTTAGCATATTCCGCCACCTGTTGATATAGCGCAGAAACATCCTGTTACAACTTGTTACAGCTGCGACATTCCGCGGCAACACCCTCGCGTCACGCTGCATCCCGACGCACAAACATCACAAGGGGAATTATATGCACCACTCTGCAGCGCGCCGCAAACTTCGTATCGCAACCCTGGCCGCAGCACTGGCCTGCAGCATGGGAACGCAGGCCGCAGACCCCCATGCCACCCAACCCAATCAGGCAGAGGCGCAA is a window encoding:
- a CDS encoding DUF4760 domain-containing protein, coding for MSSYESASIYLQIAIGVVAICTLAVYYHQLRVMSRQLSAMQESSKAQSSLSLVEFLQAPDVRHARHIVRSVLSKKPIGEWSEEERNSASVVTANYDVAGALIKGGLAPVELVAANWGPSIIYCYEVLAPYIEEHRNRPDAHPRYWSNFQWLAERAEECC
- a CDS encoding ATP-binding protein; protein product: MSIPALRTLFGRLLLTIAVVSIVFQLFTAWVIGQFMLLPVGKRSADDLAALMVQTAHNWQQRPDQERPRYAGEVWHLHLLYVGKAEQSLPYSTSLLPYVYFLEDELQTLTGQPVSLRMSREGEDEWFWADLAVGNEAVRLGFSRSRIGVHPPIALFLVLSVGGLVILGTAVLLARRLSRPLENLAAAAHHLGSGHWPAPVPEQGPQEMAALAHSFNQMGQQVRELLANRTTLLAGISHDLRTPLARIQLALAMLPAQIEPELVQGMQRDLEEMNRLIGQFLEISRGLGEAKLEWVDVREAVRELSDNARRGGAVVTWRDTGPCRIQLHKLALCRIVANLLENAVRYGAGNPVEVEYGWDEHGLTLTIMDRGPGIPAEAREAVFRPFYRLEQSRSAQTGGSGLGLAIARQLAEANQWTIELLPRLGGGTVAQVRIPFVSNM
- a CDS encoding response regulator; its protein translation is MLNGKEHVLVVDDDAALRNLLTRYLTENGFDVTAVADGTTMGAAMAERQPDLLILDLMLPGEDGFTLARRLRSSSDIPIVILSARGEDVDRIVGLEIGADDYLPKPFNPRELLARIRAVLRRQRAVPAAAGEAAIGFGPYRLELERHRLLRDGSEVTLTTGEFALLRVFAEHPNRVLERDALLERLKGYERNPFDRSIDVRVNRLRRKIEADPASPQYIRTVWGEGYMFCPQA